The following proteins are encoded in a genomic region of Gossypium hirsutum isolate 1008001.06 chromosome D05, Gossypium_hirsutum_v2.1, whole genome shotgun sequence:
- the LOC121217218 gene encoding vignain-like has product MQGTCDTGKQKNKAATSINYETLPATDEEAMLQAVTNQPVSVAIDGSGLAFQFFQGGVFNGDCGNSLTHPVTIVGCGTSEEGLNYWLVKSSWGETWGEKGYFWIERGVNKCCIAMKAS; this is encoded by the coding sequence ATGCAAGGAACTTGCGACACCGGTAAACAGAAAAACAAAGCAGCCACCAGCATCAACTATGAAACCTTGCCCGCAACTGATGAAGAAGCGATGCTTCAGGCCGTTACAAATCAACCTGTGTCCGTTGCAATCGATGGAAGTGGACTAGCCTTTCAGTTTTTTCAAGGTGGTGTGTTTAATGGAGATTGTGGCAATTCTCTCACTCATCCAGTCACTATTGTTGGATGTGGGACAAGTGAAGAAGGTTTAAACTATTGGCTGGTTAAGAGTTCATGGGGAGAAACTTGGGGTGAAAAGGGATATTTTTGGATTGAAAGGGGTGTGAATAAATGTTGTATCGCCATGAAAGCTTCTTAG
- the LOC107904044 gene encoding zingipain-2, with translation MSFIHVFLFFIFGTLASISMSRTFHESAIVDKHEQWIVDYGRKYESKLQKEKGLNIFKENLNYIESFNNGGNRSFKLGLNEFADMTYDEFIATHTGYKMQGNLTMSQSTSLMDENFTDVPTNFDWRKKGAVTHIKSQGQCGCCWTFSAVAAVEGIVQIKTGNLISLSEQQLVDCSKNGGYGGCQGGWMTDAFEYIIQNQGITTEESYPYQQMQETCDTGKQINKVSITGYGTVPEKNEEALLKAVAKQPVSVVIRGHSYSYGKYFQLYKGGVFTEDCGSSFAHAVTIVGYGKSEEGLNYWLVKNSWGETWGENGYIRIQRDVNTPGGLCGIAMEASYPII, from the exons ATGAGCTTCATCCAtgtctttttgttttttatttttgggacattggcatctaTTTCCATGTCTCGAACATTTCATGAAAGCGCCATTGTTGATAAACACGAACAATGGATAGTAGATTATGGTCGAAAATATGAGAGTAAATTACAAAAGGAGAAGGGTCTTAATATATTTAAGGAAAACTTGAACTATATTGAGAGCTTCAACAATGGTGGAAATAGAAGTTTTAAGTTAGGACTCAATGAATTTGCAGACATGACATACGATGAATTCATTGCAACACATACGGGATACAAGATGCAAGGCAACCTCACAATGTCTCAATCAACATCGCTTATGGACGAAAACTTCACAGATGTTCCGACAAACTTCGACTGGAGGAAAAAAGGTGCAGTGACTCATATTAAGAGTCAAGGCCAATGCG GATGTTGCTGGACCTTTTCAGCAGTGGCAGCCGTTGAAGGGATAGTCCAAATCAAAACTGGTAATTTAATCTCATTATCAGAGCAACAACTGGTGGATTGCAGCAAAAATGGAGGATACGGTGGTTGTCAAGGAGGATGGATGACGGATGCTTTCGAATACATTATCCAAAACCAAGGAATAACCACCGAAGAAAGCTACCCATATCAACAAATGCAAGAAACTTGCGACACTGGTAAACAGATAAACAAAGTTTCCATAACTGGATATGGAACGGTGCCTGAAAAAAACGAAGAAGCATTGCTAAAGGCCGTCGCAAAACAACCGGTTTCGGTCGTAATCAGAGGCCATAGCTATAGCTATGGGAAATACTTTCAGCTTTACAAAGGTGGAGTGTTTACCGAAGATTGTGGGAGTTCTTTCGCCCACGCAGTCACCATTGTTGGATACGGGAAAAGTGAAGAAGGTTTAAACTATTGGCTGGTTAAGAATTCATGGGGAGAAACTTGGGGTGAAAATGGGTATATTAGGATTCAAAGGGATGTGAATACGCCAGGTGGCTTATGTGGTATCGCCATGGAAGCTTCGTATCCAATTATATAA
- the LOC107902418 gene encoding probable protein arginine N-methyltransferase 1: protein MSSSLEQFASLLFRMVNGLGLLNLFLLLLIKVKLLLGSYKLHSLQSKFLFLHPCQVDDRVVLPDEASLYLTAIEDAEYKDNKIEFWNNVYGFDMSCIKKQAMMEPLVDTVDQKQIVTNCHLLKTMDISKMVPGDASFIAPFKLIAERDDYIHAFVAYFDVSFTKCHKLMGFSTGPRSRATHWKQTVLYLEDVLTICEGETIIGSMTVGYLVCMFLKRFTNIFLIPFLLSFFSKGFP, encoded by the exons ATGTCAAGCTCTCTTGAGCAGTTTGCTTCCTTATTATTTCGTATGGTGAACGGGCTGggccttttaaatttatttttactcttGCTCATCAAAGTAAAACTTTTGTTGGGTTCTTATAAGCTACATTCTTTACAATCAAAGTTTTTATTCCTTCACCCGTGTCAGGTTGATGATAGAGTTGTGCTACCAGATGAAGCTTCTCTTTACTTGACAGCAATTGAGGATGCCGAGTACAAAGACAACAAGATCGAAT TTTGGAATAATGTTTATGGCTTTGACATGAGTTGTATAAAAAAGCAAGCTATGATGGAACCTCTTGTTGACACGGTTGACCAGAaacaaattgtaacaaattgcCACCTTCTCAAG ACAATGGATATTTCTAAGATGGTTCCTGGGGATGCTTCTTTCATTGCACCTTTCAAGCTTATTGCAGAGCGTGATGATTACATCCATGCTTTCGTTGCATATTTTGATGTTTCGTTTACCAAATGCCACAAATTGATGGGTTTCTCTACAG GACCAAGATCGCGAGCTACCCATTGGAAGCAAACAGTCCTATATCTAGAGGATGTGTTAACCATCTGTGAAGGGGAGACAATAATTGGGAGCATGACTGTAGGATACCTTGTTTGCATGTTCCTTAAACGTTTCaccaacatttttttaattccttttctaCTTTCTTTTTTCTCGAAAGGTTTTCCCTGA